From a single Budorcas taxicolor isolate Tak-1 chromosome X, Takin1.1, whole genome shotgun sequence genomic region:
- the LOC128070296 gene encoding spindlin-2 isoform X1, whose amino-acid sequence MRETEKGMKTPHKKATARQQTREIVDGHTLSASMRKKKISQKKQRGRPSFQPRRNIVGCRISHGWKEGDEPITQWKGTVLDQVPINPSLYLVKYDGIDCVYGLELHRDKRILKLKILPDKVPFSPVRDVHLANTIIGKAVEHMFEGDHGSKDGWRGMVLAQAPIMKAWFYITYEKDPVLYMYQLLDDYKEGDLHIMPESSKSSPKEREPEGVIDGLIGKHVEYTKEDGSKRTGKVIHQVKAKPSVYFIKFDDDFHIYVYDLVKKS is encoded by the exons ATGAGGGAGACTGAGAAAG GTATGAAGACACCTCACAAAAAGGCAACTGCAAGGCAGCAAACCAGGGAAATTGTTGATGGCCACACCTTGTCTGCAAGTATGAGGAAGAAAAAGATTTCTCAAAAGAAACAGAGGGGCAGACCTTCCTTCCAGCCCCGCAGGAACATCGTGGGCTGCAGAATTTCACATGGATGGAAGGAAGGCGATGAGCCCATCACCCAGTGGAAAGGAACCGTTCTGGATCAGGTGCCTATAAATCCCTCTCTTTATCTGGTGAAATATGATGGAATTGACTGTGTCTATGGACTGGAACTTCACAGAGATAAAAGGATTTTAAAGCTTAAAATCCTTCCTGATAAAGTGCCATTTTCTCCAGTCAGAGATGTGCATCTTGCAAATACCATAATTGGTAAAGCTGTGGAACATATGTTTGAGGGTGACCATGGTTCTAAGGATggatggagggggatggtctTAGCCCAAGCACCCATCATGAAAGCCTGGTTTTATATTACCTATGAGAAAGATCCTGTTTTGTACATGTACCAGCTTTTAGATGATTATAAAGAAGGTGACCTCCATATCATGCCAGAGTCGAGTaagtcttctccaaaagaaaGAGAGCCAGAAGGAGTTATAGATGGCCTCATAGGTAAACATGTAGAATATACCAAAGAAGATGGCTCCAAAAGGACAGGCAAAGTCATTCACCAAGTTAAAGCCAAACCTTCTGTGTACTTCATCAAGTTTGATGATGATTTCCATATCTATGTCTATGATTTGGTGAAAAAGTCGTAA
- the LOC128070296 gene encoding spindlin-2 isoform X2, protein MKTPHKKATARQQTREIVDGHTLSASMRKKKISQKKQRGRPSFQPRRNIVGCRISHGWKEGDEPITQWKGTVLDQVPINPSLYLVKYDGIDCVYGLELHRDKRILKLKILPDKVPFSPVRDVHLANTIIGKAVEHMFEGDHGSKDGWRGMVLAQAPIMKAWFYITYEKDPVLYMYQLLDDYKEGDLHIMPESSKSSPKEREPEGVIDGLIGKHVEYTKEDGSKRTGKVIHQVKAKPSVYFIKFDDDFHIYVYDLVKKS, encoded by the coding sequence ATGAAGACACCTCACAAAAAGGCAACTGCAAGGCAGCAAACCAGGGAAATTGTTGATGGCCACACCTTGTCTGCAAGTATGAGGAAGAAAAAGATTTCTCAAAAGAAACAGAGGGGCAGACCTTCCTTCCAGCCCCGCAGGAACATCGTGGGCTGCAGAATTTCACATGGATGGAAGGAAGGCGATGAGCCCATCACCCAGTGGAAAGGAACCGTTCTGGATCAGGTGCCTATAAATCCCTCTCTTTATCTGGTGAAATATGATGGAATTGACTGTGTCTATGGACTGGAACTTCACAGAGATAAAAGGATTTTAAAGCTTAAAATCCTTCCTGATAAAGTGCCATTTTCTCCAGTCAGAGATGTGCATCTTGCAAATACCATAATTGGTAAAGCTGTGGAACATATGTTTGAGGGTGACCATGGTTCTAAGGATggatggagggggatggtctTAGCCCAAGCACCCATCATGAAAGCCTGGTTTTATATTACCTATGAGAAAGATCCTGTTTTGTACATGTACCAGCTTTTAGATGATTATAAAGAAGGTGACCTCCATATCATGCCAGAGTCGAGTaagtcttctccaaaagaaaGAGAGCCAGAAGGAGTTATAGATGGCCTCATAGGTAAACATGTAGAATATACCAAAGAAGATGGCTCCAAAAGGACAGGCAAAGTCATTCACCAAGTTAAAGCCAAACCTTCTGTGTACTTCATCAAGTTTGATGATGATTTCCATATCTATGTCTATGATTTGGTGAAAAAGTCGTAA